TCAGGCGAGAGGATCGCGATCAGGTCGAAATTCAGCGAGGCGAGCTTGATGCTGCGTGCCGCGGTGCGGCGCACCAGCAGTTGCGTGCCTCGGTCGATCGCACAGGGCAGCACCAACCCCCCGTTGTAATCGGTGTGCTCACCGATCAGGTTCACACGACCCGGTGCGTGAAAGGCCCGCACGCCGCGGGCGTCCTGGTAGCGGTGACCGAACTCGTCTTGCAAATCGTGCATCTCACTCATCTCGCAGCACCAACACCAGCAGCGCGGATTGGGCGGGCATCACAGGCAGCGTCAGGCCGACGGTCGCGAGCACGGCACCGTGCACCCGCGTCTCGCGCTCGCACCACAGCGGGAAAGCCCGGTTGAACGGCGCGAGCTCCTCGAGCCCGTGGTTGGCGACCGAAACGCGGTACTGTGCATCCGGGTCGAGGCCCGGGATGCGCAGGCAGCCCGGCGACGCTTGCGGCGGTGCCGACTGCACAACCACACTCACCAGTGCGACCGCAGCGTCGGGTGAGACGCGCGCCTCTCCCAGCGCGCTGACCGGCAATCCCGCGACAGTCCACTGCGTCGACTCGGCAAGCCAGTCCCGGTGCGCCTTGTACACCGCCGTGTAGTGTGCGAGCACATCGAGATCGTCCGTGGCGAGCGTGCGCAGGTCGGTTTCGAATCCGTACTGCCCGCCGAGCGCCACGATGGCCCGCGTGGCAATCGGCGTCTGTCGCCCCGTGAGGTGTGCACGGTGGTGGCCGACGTGGGAGCCCAGCACTTCGCGCGGCAGGAACACGCTCGCGGCCGCCTGCATGCGCAGTCGGTCGATCGGATCGAGGTTGTCCGACAGCCATACACGCCCGCACACCGCCAGCAGCCCCCAGTCCAGGCGTGCGCCGCCCGAGGCGCACGTCTCGATTTCGAGCCGTGGAAAGCGCGCCGTCAGACGGCTCATCACGTTGCGCACCGCGTCGGGTTGACGGGCCGCCACGGCACGCTTGCCGTCACCCGGCAGCACCAGGTCGCGGTTCATGTCCCATTTGATGTAATCGACCTCGTACTCGTCGACGAGGCTCGACACCCGTTCGTACAGGTAGTCGCACACATCCGCTCGAGCGAGGTCGAGCGCCAGTTGCTGGCGTGCCAATGGCGTTTCAACACCGTCCAGACGTAATACCCAGTCGGGGTGCGCGCGCAGGGTCTCGGAGTCAGGGTTGACCATTTCGGGTTCGAACCAGAGGCCGAACTGCATGCCGTGCGCCCGCACCGCCTCGACCACCGGGCGCAGGCCGTCGGGGTACACCGATTCGTCGACCCACCAATCGCCGAGGCCCGCGGTGTCGCTGCGTCGTGCGTTGAACCAGCCGTCGTCAAGCACGAAGCGCTCGGCACCCGCGGCGGCGCCGGCGTCGATCAACGCCTGGAGCGTGTCCGCCTCGTGGTTGAAGTACAGCGCTTCCCAGCTGTTGCAGTGGACAGGGCGCCGCTGACGCGTCCAACGCGGTAACACGCCCGTGCGCGCGTGGCGGTGCACCCGTTGGCTTGCCCGATCTCGCCCTCGGCCGGTGGCGATGTACACCGGCGGCGTGGTCATCGACTCGCCCGGGCCGAGTTCGCACTCGCCCGGGTGATAGGCGATACCGAATTGCAATACCGGCACACCGTGGTCATCGCGCTGCAGTTGCAGCCGGTGGTTGCCGCTCCAGCCCAATTGCGCCACCCAACAGGCGCCACTGTGGCAATCGAAAGCAGGCTCGCCCACAACCACGCCCGGGTAGGATTGGTGACCCGTGCGGCCCCGCCAGCTCTCGCGCAGCAAAGGCCCCGCGTCGATTTCGAGCCGCTGGCACTGCAATTCCTGCCCCCAACGACCCCCGAAGTGTTCACACGCCCCGAATGCGACGGGCAACTCCAGGCTCGCAGCCGCCAGCCAATCGACCGTCAACGCGTCCTGCCCGGTGTTGCGGAGCTCGGTCGACCACACGCAGACGCCGCTGCTGACATCGAGCCGCACGTCAACCGTCACGGCGAGGTCCGCACCCGGATCGGCGAGGTGCACGCGCAGCGCGCCGTCTTCGCGGGACACCGACGCCAGCTCGGGTCGGTGGCCGAAGCCACGGCCAGCACGGTGCGCGCGCAGGGCGGGCGGCCCAGCGTGGCCGTTGGCGAGCACCGGGAACACCGACGCGTGCGGCGGCGTGTCCACGGTGGCGTGCGCCAGGGGCTCCGCACGCACGGCGGCCAGTGCAGCGGCGTCGAGCCCGTCTGGCAACCGATCGCCCAACCACAGCAACCGGGGCACAGCAGTGCCCTCGCCGATCAGCACGAGCGTCTGATCGGCGCCGTCGAGACGCCAGATGGCGGGTGTGGATGTCGGGTTCATGCTCGCGGGTGACGGTGGCGGCCCGCGGCAATCCGCGGGTCAGCAAAGTTCACGATTGTCTCAAATCATGCAATATGGAACAATGTTCCAAAAGTAGCCCGCGATGCCAAACCCTGTCAAACAGAACGCCGACCCAACCGAGCGCGAGGCCGACCCTGGCGCCGAGAGCGGCCGCGCGCGCGCCTCGGCGTTCTCGCGGAGCATCACTCTGCTCGACATCATCACGGCCGGTACGGCGTTTCGGTTTGCAGAGTTGCAGGTGCAAACGGGCTACCCCAAGGCGAGCCTGCACCGTGCACTGGCTGACCTCATCGACGAGCGGCTGGTGGTGTTTGACGAACACGCCAACACCTACCGCGCCGGTTTTCGGCTGCTCGAGTGGGCCAACCGCATCTGGTCACGCAACGATTTGCGTCACCTGGCGCGGGACGCGCTCGAAACCCTGTCCGAACGCACCGGCGAAACCGTGATGCTCTCCGTGTTGGCCGACACGCACGTAGTCCACCTCGATTGTGTCGAGAGCGCGCAGAGCGTGCGCACCTCGGTCAGCGTCGGCCACCGCGTGCCAGCCTGGTGCACCGCCGCGGGCAAGGCGCTGCTCGCCGCCGCGCCGACACCCCAGCGCGAGGCGATCATCGAACGCACCGCCTTCGCGCGCTTCACCGGCAACACCGTGACCGAACCCGGCAAGGTGCTCGAGCAGCTCCACACCGTCGCGGCTCACGGGATCGCCGAGGACAACGAGGAACACCACGTCGGCATCCGCTGCATCGCGGCGCCGATCGTGGATTGCGCCGGTGAGACCGTGGCTGCCATCAGCGTGTCCGCACCGACCTTTCGGGTCGAGCCGGGCAGTTTTGAACAGTGGCGTCAGTGGGTGCGAGAGAGCGCGCACACCGTAGGAAATCGACTGTTGCCGACGGGCTCGGCACACCTGACCTGAAGGAGGCATCGCCGTGGCGCGAGTCAAATTGGAGAACGCCAGGAAAACCTTTGGTGACGTGAACGTCATCCGCGGGGTCGATCTCGACATCGCCGACGGGGAATTCACCGTTTTCGTCGGTCCGAGTGGCTGTGGCAAATCCACACTGTTGCGTCTGATCGCCGGCCTCGAGACCCTCAGCTCCGGCACGATTCACATCGACGACGAAGATGTCACCGACCGCGCTGCAGTCGACCGCGGCATCGCGATGGTGTTCCAGAGCTACGCGCTGTACCCGCACATGACGGTGCGCGACAACATGGGTTTCGGCTTGCGGATGAACAACGTTGACCCTGCCGTCATCGCCGAGAAGGTCGCGGCCGCCTCGAAATCGCTGCAACTTGATGCCCTGCTCGACCGCAAACCCGCGCAACTGTCCGGTGGCCAGCGGCAGCGCGTGGCAATCGGTCGCTCGATCGTGCGCGACCCGAAGGTCTTTCTGTTCGACGAGCCCTTGTCAAACCTCGATGCCGAGCTGCGTGTCGACATGCGGCTCGAAATCGCCAAGCTGCACCAGCAGCTCGCCACAACGATGATCTACGTGA
This genomic interval from Pseudomonadota bacterium contains the following:
- a CDS encoding alpha-galactosidase — translated: MNPTSTPAIWRLDGADQTLVLIGEGTAVPRLLWLGDRLPDGLDAAALAAVRAEPLAHATVDTPPHASVFPVLANGHAGPPALRAHRAGRGFGHRPELASVSREDGALRVHLADPGADLAVTVDVRLDVSSGVCVWSTELRNTGQDALTVDWLAAASLELPVAFGACEHFGGRWGQELQCQRLEIDAGPLLRESWRGRTGHQSYPGVVVGEPAFDCHSGACWVAQLGWSGNHRLQLQRDDHGVPVLQFGIAYHPGECELGPGESMTTPPVYIATGRGRDRASQRVHRHARTGVLPRWTRQRRPVHCNSWEALYFNHEADTLQALIDAGAAAGAERFVLDDGWFNARRSDTAGLGDWWVDESVYPDGLRPVVEAVRAHGMQFGLWFEPEMVNPDSETLRAHPDWVLRLDGVETPLARQQLALDLARADVCDYLYERVSSLVDEYEVDYIKWDMNRDLVLPGDGKRAVAARQPDAVRNVMSRLTARFPRLEIETCASGGARLDWGLLAVCGRVWLSDNLDPIDRLRMQAAASVFLPREVLGSHVGHHRAHLTGRQTPIATRAIVALGGQYGFETDLRTLATDDLDVLAHYTAVYKAHRDWLAESTQWTVAGLPVSALGEARVSPDAAVALVSVVVQSAPPQASPGCLRIPGLDPDAQYRVSVANHGLEELAPFNRAFPLWCERETRVHGAVLATVGLTLPVMPAQSALLVLVLRDE
- a CDS encoding IclR family transcriptional regulator — encoded protein: MPNPVKQNADPTEREADPGAESGRARASAFSRSITLLDIITAGTAFRFAELQVQTGYPKASLHRALADLIDERLVVFDEHANTYRAGFRLLEWANRIWSRNDLRHLARDALETLSERTGETVMLSVLADTHVVHLDCVESAQSVRTSVSVGHRVPAWCTAAGKALLAAAPTPQREAIIERTAFARFTGNTVTEPGKVLEQLHTVAAHGIAEDNEEHHVGIRCIAAPIVDCAGETVAAISVSAPTFRVEPGSFEQWRQWVRESAHTVGNRLLPTGSAHLT
- the ugpC gene encoding sn-glycerol-3-phosphate ABC transporter ATP-binding protein UgpC; protein product: MARVKLENARKTFGDVNVIRGVDLDIADGEFTVFVGPSGCGKSTLLRLIAGLETLSSGTIHIDDEDVTDRAAVDRGIAMVFQSYALYPHMTVRDNMGFGLRMNNVDPAVIAEKVAAASKSLQLDALLDRKPAQLSGGQRQRVAIGRSIVRDPKVFLFDEPLSNLDAELRVDMRLEIAKLHQQLATTMIYVTHDQVEAMTLADRIVVLRAGIIEQVGAPLELYNRPANAFVAGFIGSPKMNFVEATVNAAAADHLVLQTPNGDTLSVRQSGSHLHTGQTVTLGIRPQDLAGDDGDVRFALEVDLVEQLGGSSHLHGSALGVSHFIAERAGAAGASGETTELSLRSENVHLFDGDGLRISAD